Proteins co-encoded in one Arthrobacter alpinus genomic window:
- a CDS encoding Rv3235 family protein yields MSTAAISETAAPATLLVVRNVPAPGGQSGPSPDNVVNLFDLGPQPRKPRRITRGTSMAARSLMAGSTATAGARGTPGTRASRPQARNTTCASGTLGTVHSLDPEQAERAVVSNMSCKVAQSALEILNGVRSVQQLARWLDARCLSALTTRARLHARACRAQARRRSPEGQIENVHLLYRQPRVHSVHCFAVTPGVFETAVIVADKTRFRAIAMRLELSKGMWKVTALRIG; encoded by the coding sequence GTGAGTACAGCAGCTATCTCTGAAACCGCCGCACCAGCTACCTTGCTGGTCGTAAGGAATGTCCCCGCCCCGGGCGGGCAGTCGGGACCATCCCCGGATAACGTGGTGAATCTCTTCGATCTTGGTCCACAGCCTCGAAAGCCCAGGCGCATCACTCGGGGCACGAGCATGGCCGCTCGTAGTCTCATGGCTGGCAGCACAGCGACAGCGGGTGCCAGAGGGACACCGGGCACCCGAGCCTCTCGCCCACAAGCACGCAACACAACTTGCGCTTCTGGCACTCTCGGTACCGTCCATAGCTTGGATCCGGAACAGGCCGAACGTGCTGTGGTGAGCAATATGTCTTGCAAGGTCGCCCAGAGTGCTCTGGAGATTCTCAACGGCGTCCGTTCAGTTCAACAACTTGCCCGCTGGCTCGATGCCCGGTGTCTGAGTGCCCTGACCACCAGGGCCCGGCTGCATGCACGGGCCTGCCGGGCACAAGCTCGCCGGCGCAGCCCAGAAGGGCAAATCGAGAACGTCCATCTCCTGTATCGGCAACCTCGGGTGCACTCAGTTCACTGCTTCGCAGTCACCCCGGGAGTCTTTGAGACGGCAGTAATTGTTGCCGATAAGACCAGGTTCAGAGCCATCGCCATGCGTCTCGAATTATCCAAGGGCATGTGGAAGGTCACCGCCTTGCGGATCGGATGA
- a CDS encoding LysM peptidoglycan-binding domain-containing protein, whose protein sequence is MKSQARADLAMTAAIVFLGAALVFSGFSLLRLQWGGHAVAPSLGLPELVGVAGAGIGVALLCWWCFALCCAFVSAMAHRLGAHRFSAVTAGCSPAFMRRVVAAVLGIHLLTAPLASAAEAPGVDPLWQAQTVSTAPATPGATTTPVKDPLPPVSTQPVNPLWIPNTPDVEPDLLIRQPPRNDAGTAGQGGSASSATETGDVVVKRGDTLWGIVAESLGPYSSDVDVALAWPQWYNANRSTIGTDPNLILPGQVLHAPGSY, encoded by the coding sequence GTGAAATCGCAAGCACGGGCCGACCTCGCGATGACGGCGGCCATCGTTTTCCTCGGAGCAGCACTAGTCTTCAGTGGCTTCTCACTGCTGCGGCTGCAGTGGGGCGGTCACGCAGTAGCCCCCTCCCTAGGCTTGCCCGAACTAGTGGGCGTTGCCGGTGCAGGCATCGGCGTTGCTTTGCTCTGCTGGTGGTGCTTCGCACTATGTTGCGCCTTCGTGTCAGCCATGGCGCACAGGCTCGGCGCCCACCGCTTTTCTGCTGTTACGGCAGGGTGCTCCCCCGCTTTCATGCGTCGAGTGGTGGCTGCGGTCCTCGGCATTCATCTCCTGACGGCGCCGCTGGCCAGTGCCGCTGAAGCACCCGGAGTGGATCCGCTCTGGCAGGCACAGACTGTATCGACCGCCCCAGCCACCCCTGGCGCCACCACCACACCGGTCAAGGATCCGTTACCACCAGTTTCAACCCAGCCAGTGAACCCCTTGTGGATCCCGAATACCCCTGACGTTGAACCAGATTTGTTGATCCGCCAGCCGCCCAGGAACGATGCAGGCACTGCCGGGCAAGGTGGTTCCGCTTCGTCTGCCACCGAGACTGGCGATGTGGTGGTCAAAAGGGGCGATACCTTGTGGGGAATTGTTGCCGAGTCATTGGGGCCATACTCCTCAGACGTCGATGTGGCTCTGGCGTGGCCTCAGTGGTACAACGCCAACCGCTCCACGATTGGAACAGATCCGAACCTGATTCTCCCCGGCCAAGTCCTCCATGCGCCGGGCAGTTACTGA
- a CDS encoding helix-turn-helix domain-containing protein encodes MPRFLTLADVAEQLQISAAACYALVHSGELPAFQIGGRGQWRVDEAKFEAFIDDRHAAARTMLAAENTTSTQ; translated from the coding sequence ATGCCCAGATTCCTCACTTTGGCCGATGTGGCCGAACAGCTGCAGATTTCGGCCGCCGCCTGCTACGCGTTGGTGCACAGCGGAGAACTACCCGCCTTCCAAATAGGAGGGCGCGGGCAATGGCGTGTGGATGAAGCCAAGTTCGAGGCGTTCATTGATGATCGGCACGCCGCGGCCCGGACCATGTTGGCGGCCGAAAACACCACCTCAACCCAGTAG
- a CDS encoding AAA family ATPase has product MNEASKNEASKNEKLNAVTVIAVGDTSGGVIAELGKIHGSVRIVRRCPELAELLAACQNGLAQAAVVAEGAGILSATLVDRLAAVGVTVIAVAATPEEAQRLRSLGASPVTEQVTPERLGQVVIAAVQSRRQLDAAGYAVPTLPTGGAVPVLNPFQDKDKDKDKDDDASPVPADTGSTVGSTAADVRSMGAGDGPAHLSRRAARGAKRLAAKNMPPKAQSEKGRQASRSPSDDERPEMLGADALTTDPGALGKVVPSRVVPGGADPTMPDHAISAAEEPVGGGFADPAGSVHDRSASLWGRMRQRFQHDDKNHGQPDDTNPRLPGAKNSTESGGRSHGPAGSQTHGRTTQKAHGQSTGEGSGKSTSQTPARRVPSTATEPASRPVSRPAAQPPTTVRPERSTLVALWGPIGSPGRTTVAINLAAEHAAAGMSVMVIDADSYGASIAAALGLLEESASFAQACRVADQGALSAAQFSAIATKVVFSGGTFSLLTGLTRPDRWPELRAAAVLRVLKLARESAQLVVVDCGFSLENDEELSYDTVAPRRNGATLTVLAEADIIYAVGSGDPVGIPRLIRGMQELEQACPGAHVEVVVNKVRHKAAGRAPEKALAQAWERFGPAQPISHFLPWDPDLSDKALLEGRLLLEIAPEAPLRKGIRGIHCAAVQQNAEIAVSSATAKP; this is encoded by the coding sequence GTGAATGAAGCATCCAAGAATGAAGCCTCCAAGAATGAAAAACTGAACGCTGTCACAGTCATTGCCGTGGGTGATACGTCCGGAGGCGTGATTGCGGAACTGGGCAAGATCCACGGCAGCGTCAGAATTGTGCGCCGCTGCCCCGAACTCGCCGAACTGTTGGCGGCCTGCCAAAATGGGCTCGCACAAGCAGCTGTTGTAGCCGAAGGTGCCGGGATATTGAGCGCGACATTGGTGGACCGGCTGGCCGCCGTGGGCGTCACGGTAATTGCCGTCGCCGCCACGCCCGAAGAAGCTCAGCGCCTACGTAGTTTGGGCGCCTCGCCTGTGACGGAACAGGTCACACCGGAGCGGCTGGGGCAGGTAGTCATCGCCGCAGTGCAGTCTCGCCGGCAATTGGACGCGGCTGGCTACGCCGTCCCCACTCTGCCCACCGGCGGCGCCGTGCCGGTATTGAATCCATTCCAGGACAAGGACAAGGACAAAGACAAGGACGACGACGCGTCCCCGGTTCCCGCCGATACCGGCAGCACTGTTGGTTCGACCGCAGCAGACGTGCGCTCCATGGGAGCTGGTGATGGGCCCGCTCATCTCTCTCGCAGGGCAGCGCGTGGGGCCAAACGGTTGGCCGCCAAGAATATGCCGCCAAAAGCGCAGTCAGAAAAGGGCCGGCAAGCTTCGCGTTCGCCCTCAGATGATGAAAGGCCCGAGATGCTCGGTGCGGACGCGCTGACCACAGACCCCGGAGCTCTAGGCAAAGTGGTTCCCAGCAGGGTAGTTCCGGGCGGTGCTGATCCGACCATGCCAGATCATGCTATTTCGGCTGCGGAAGAGCCTGTGGGTGGCGGTTTTGCCGATCCGGCTGGCTCAGTCCATGATCGCTCGGCCAGCCTGTGGGGGAGGATGCGCCAACGCTTCCAGCACGATGACAAGAACCACGGCCAGCCCGATGACACGAACCCCCGCCTACCCGGTGCCAAGAACTCCACCGAGTCAGGCGGACGGTCCCATGGCCCAGCTGGTAGCCAGACCCACGGCAGAACTACCCAGAAAGCGCATGGCCAAAGCACTGGCGAGGGTTCCGGTAAGAGCACCTCACAGACGCCTGCACGCAGAGTACCCAGCACAGCGACTGAGCCTGCTTCCAGACCTGTGTCCAGACCTGCCGCACAGCCACCCACCACCGTCCGCCCCGAAAGGAGTACGTTGGTGGCGCTTTGGGGTCCTATCGGATCACCCGGGCGCACTACCGTGGCCATTAATCTGGCGGCGGAACACGCCGCGGCTGGCATGAGCGTCATGGTGATTGACGCCGACAGCTACGGCGCCAGCATTGCCGCAGCGCTGGGTCTGCTTGAGGAATCGGCGTCCTTCGCTCAGGCCTGCAGGGTGGCAGATCAGGGAGCACTCTCGGCGGCACAATTTTCGGCCATCGCCACGAAGGTGGTGTTTTCAGGTGGAACATTTTCGCTTTTGACGGGCCTGACTCGGCCTGATCGCTGGCCGGAGTTGCGGGCAGCCGCCGTGCTCCGAGTGCTGAAACTGGCACGGGAATCAGCCCAGCTGGTGGTGGTCGATTGTGGCTTCTCGCTCGAAAACGACGAGGAGCTCAGCTACGACACCGTAGCCCCACGGCGCAACGGCGCAACGTTGACTGTCCTGGCGGAAGCGGACATCATTTATGCGGTGGGCAGCGGGGACCCGGTCGGTATTCCGCGGCTGATTCGGGGCATGCAGGAACTTGAGCAGGCTTGTCCGGGAGCCCACGTGGAAGTAGTGGTGAACAAGGTTCGCCACAAGGCCGCCGGACGAGCCCCGGAGAAAGCTCTGGCACAGGCTTGGGAACGTTTTGGTCCGGCACAACCCATCAGTCATTTCTTGCCGTGGGACCCGGATCTGAGTGACAAGGCACTGTTGGAAGGGCGGCTGCTGCTGGAGATCGCACCGGAAGCGCCGCTGCGCAAGGGCATCCGCGGGATCCATTGTGCAGCTGTCCAACAAAATGCTGAAATTGCTGTATCAAGCGCCACAGCAAAGCCCTAG
- a CDS encoding NAD-glutamate dehydrogenase, whose protein sequence is MSSHTSNPDPVQEHPQFGGQSFFDDYFVQLSTEDSSLYDPAVLRARALAHQQVAAIRTPGQATVDIRDERDASVVYIVSDDMPFLVDSVSAELVRQKLAIHLVTHPVFVVSREKSSHALSAVTKVPSHAGIASGDTSAMPNIAHLLGDGVNTSSLESWIAIEIPKINDEAKLALYAGLAKVLANVRASVEDWPAMREKALSRAEILATVLAGEDLIDLREAEDLLHWMEADNFTFLGYREYDLEKRDGEDVLVNREGSGLGLLRDGSSHPTVQHLTTTGQRKAREKRVLVITKANSRSTVHRGAYLDYIGVKSFDSQGNVNGEQRFIGLFSSAVYTGSVRNIPVVREKVEAVLRHFGFPPNSHSGKDLFAVLETYPRDELFQMEVSDLIEISEGILRLAERRRTRLFLRPDIYGRFMSALVYIPRDRYTTAVRHRIEEELMSTFSGVSIDFEARMSESALARLFFRIRLPKAYLVPADLQTAELEQRLVRAARSWPEGISQVLRETQSREASDRLVAKWSNAFPGSYRVDFEVEDALADIARFERFDADYKAVIAAGKSPEQCAPGMHVYLPAAGDELEEDARVKLYMAHPQSLSKILPFFHSLGLEVLDERPFEIATADKRDFFLYDLGLKYPEGVDPLATADLLTEAFGAAITGMSESDNFDRLVLTEGMRSRQIIILRAYAKYMRQMGNTNSFGFVANTLLQNVAVTRGLVELFEARFDPAVAEQARPALQEEIRTKLNAALESVPTLDADRILRTFSNLVDATLRTNFYRERAYLSLKLDPSAIEGLPAPKPMFEIWVYSPRVEGTHLRFGKVARGGLRWSDRREDFRTEVLGLVKAQTVKNAVIVPTGAKGGFFAKQLPNPAVDRGAWMEEGRESYKMFIRGLLDVTDNLVATAEGEVVAPPENVVRHDGDDTYLVVAADKGTASFSDTANAISAEYGFWLGDAFASGGSVGYDHKVMGITARGAWESVKRHFSEFGVDTQTQEFTAVGVGDMSGDVFGNGMLRTRHVKLVAAFDHRDIFLDPNPDAGTAFDERQRLYDLPRSSWQDYNKELISAGGGVYSRSLKSIPISAEVAAALGLPTGTVKLSPPELLRAVLLAPTDLLYNGGIGTYIKASTESNASVGDKANDSIRVDGADLRVKIIGEGGNLGMTQHGRVEAALHGVILNTDAIDNSAGVDCSDHEVNIKIFVDRMVAAGKLDPAERTGFLMSMTDEIGQLVLEDNIEQNILLLNDRAHVVDWSPSYERFMDWLEEHGDLDRELEALPSNAVLQERLASGQGLTSPELAVLLAYAKMELAKALTNSDLADDPWFKSTLRRYFPTEVAARFDEELDTHPLRREIIATVVANDMVNLGGITFAFRAMEESSASEVVVAKAFVALHEIFDFAAMSSMLRELPPSFPTDQWSTVHQDMRRLLDRAVRWLVNEGIGQQSIADVVDRFKPVVSSLAPHIGDFFQGVDVDRVENWYNRATSFDMPVALGRRWAELFETFPLLDVAKVSEALSEPQDTVASVYYAIYDRYGVDALLERITALPRNDRWQALARAALRDDLYATTADMTRNVMSSTSHGDTTLARIEAWEAQNAEQLQRAIRMFAEVNELEEDDMASLSVALRLLRSIVRR, encoded by the coding sequence ATGTCATCGCACACATCCAACCCCGATCCTGTGCAGGAGCACCCACAGTTCGGCGGTCAGTCATTCTTTGATGACTACTTTGTGCAACTGTCCACGGAGGATTCCTCCCTCTACGACCCGGCCGTACTCCGTGCCCGTGCCCTAGCCCACCAGCAGGTGGCGGCCATCCGGACCCCCGGACAGGCCACGGTGGACATTCGCGACGAACGCGATGCCAGTGTTGTTTACATCGTCTCCGATGACATGCCCTTTTTGGTTGACTCCGTCAGCGCGGAACTGGTCCGCCAGAAGCTTGCTATCCACTTGGTCACCCACCCCGTATTTGTGGTCTCCAGGGAGAAGAGTTCCCACGCCCTGAGCGCGGTCACCAAGGTCCCCTCGCACGCCGGCATTGCTAGCGGGGACACCTCGGCCATGCCCAACATCGCCCACTTGCTCGGCGACGGAGTGAACACTTCCTCCCTTGAGTCGTGGATCGCCATTGAAATCCCCAAGATCAACGACGAGGCCAAGTTAGCGTTGTACGCAGGCCTCGCTAAGGTGCTCGCCAATGTTCGGGCCTCCGTTGAGGACTGGCCCGCCATGCGAGAGAAGGCCCTGAGCCGGGCCGAAATCTTGGCCACCGTGCTAGCCGGGGAAGACCTCATTGACCTGCGCGAAGCCGAAGACCTGCTGCACTGGATGGAAGCGGACAACTTCACTTTTCTGGGCTACCGCGAATACGATCTCGAAAAGCGCGACGGCGAGGACGTTCTGGTTAACCGTGAAGGCAGCGGTCTGGGCTTGCTCCGAGACGGCTCCAGCCACCCCACGGTGCAGCACCTGACCACCACCGGTCAACGCAAGGCCCGTGAAAAGCGCGTCTTGGTCATCACCAAGGCCAACTCACGTTCCACTGTGCACAGAGGCGCTTACCTTGACTACATTGGCGTCAAGTCTTTCGATTCCCAGGGCAACGTCAATGGCGAACAGCGCTTCATCGGCTTGTTCTCCTCGGCCGTCTACACCGGTTCCGTGCGCAATATTCCCGTAGTCCGGGAAAAGGTCGAAGCCGTGCTGCGCCATTTCGGCTTCCCGCCCAACTCGCACTCCGGCAAGGACCTCTTTGCGGTATTGGAAACCTACCCGCGCGACGAGCTGTTCCAGATGGAAGTTTCAGACCTCATCGAGATCTCCGAAGGAATCCTACGGTTGGCCGAACGCCGTCGTACGCGGTTGTTCCTGCGCCCGGATATCTACGGCCGTTTCATGTCCGCGTTGGTATATATTCCGCGAGATCGGTACACCACCGCGGTGCGTCACCGGATCGAAGAAGAGCTCATGAGCACCTTCAGCGGCGTCTCCATCGATTTTGAGGCGCGCATGAGTGAATCGGCGCTGGCCAGGTTGTTCTTCCGTATCCGCCTGCCCAAGGCCTACCTGGTCCCGGCCGATCTGCAGACTGCTGAGTTGGAGCAGCGGTTGGTGCGCGCGGCGCGGTCCTGGCCCGAAGGTATTTCTCAGGTGCTTCGCGAAACTCAGTCGCGTGAGGCCTCAGATCGACTGGTCGCTAAGTGGTCAAACGCGTTCCCGGGCAGCTACCGAGTTGACTTCGAGGTGGAGGACGCGCTGGCCGACATCGCCCGTTTTGAGCGTTTTGATGCCGACTACAAGGCTGTCATAGCGGCCGGGAAGAGCCCGGAACAGTGCGCGCCTGGCATGCATGTTTATTTGCCTGCCGCCGGGGACGAGCTGGAAGAGGACGCGCGCGTCAAGCTGTATATGGCGCACCCGCAAAGCCTGAGCAAGATCCTGCCGTTCTTCCACAGTCTGGGGCTGGAGGTGCTTGATGAACGTCCGTTCGAAATTGCCACGGCCGACAAACGTGACTTCTTCCTCTATGACCTAGGCCTGAAGTACCCGGAGGGCGTTGACCCACTAGCGACGGCGGATCTGCTCACCGAGGCGTTTGGTGCAGCCATCACGGGGATGAGCGAATCAGATAACTTTGACCGTCTGGTGCTGACCGAGGGTATGCGCTCTCGCCAGATCATCATTCTGCGCGCCTATGCCAAGTACATGCGCCAAATGGGTAACACCAACTCCTTCGGATTCGTTGCCAACACGCTCTTGCAAAACGTTGCTGTGACCCGCGGGCTGGTGGAGCTGTTTGAGGCCCGCTTTGACCCGGCTGTTGCGGAGCAGGCGCGCCCCGCCCTGCAAGAAGAGATTCGCACTAAGCTCAACGCAGCTCTGGAAAGCGTGCCGACACTGGATGCCGACAGGATTCTGCGTACCTTCTCCAACCTGGTCGACGCCACGCTGCGCACCAACTTCTACCGCGAACGCGCGTACCTGAGCCTCAAACTGGATCCCTCAGCCATTGAGGGTTTGCCTGCCCCGAAACCCATGTTTGAAATTTGGGTGTACTCGCCTCGCGTGGAGGGCACGCACCTGCGCTTTGGCAAGGTGGCCCGTGGCGGGTTGCGCTGGTCGGATCGCCGTGAAGATTTCCGCACCGAAGTACTCGGTTTGGTCAAGGCGCAAACGGTCAAGAACGCCGTTATTGTGCCCACGGGCGCTAAGGGTGGCTTCTTCGCCAAGCAACTCCCCAACCCCGCCGTGGACCGCGGCGCTTGGATGGAAGAGGGCAGGGAGAGCTACAAGATGTTCATCCGCGGCCTGCTCGATGTCACAGACAACCTCGTCGCCACGGCGGAGGGTGAAGTGGTGGCACCACCGGAGAACGTGGTCCGCCACGACGGCGATGACACCTACTTGGTGGTGGCAGCAGATAAGGGCACCGCTTCCTTCTCTGACACGGCCAACGCCATCTCCGCAGAGTACGGGTTCTGGCTCGGTGACGCCTTCGCCTCGGGCGGGTCCGTGGGCTACGACCACAAGGTTATGGGCATCACAGCCCGTGGCGCGTGGGAGTCCGTCAAGCGCCACTTCAGTGAATTTGGCGTCGACACTCAGACCCAGGAATTCACGGCAGTGGGCGTGGGGGACATGTCCGGTGACGTGTTCGGCAATGGAATGCTGCGCACCCGCCATGTGAAGCTGGTGGCGGCCTTTGACCACCGGGATATTTTCCTAGACCCCAATCCTGATGCCGGGACCGCCTTCGACGAGCGCCAGCGCTTGTATGATCTGCCGAGATCCTCTTGGCAGGACTACAACAAGGAGCTCATCAGCGCCGGCGGTGGCGTGTACTCGCGATCACTGAAGTCCATCCCGATTTCCGCGGAAGTTGCCGCCGCTCTTGGCTTGCCAACGGGAACCGTGAAGCTCAGCCCGCCGGAACTCCTACGGGCAGTGCTGCTGGCACCCACCGATCTGCTCTACAACGGCGGTATTGGTACGTACATCAAGGCCAGCACCGAAAGCAACGCCTCGGTGGGTGACAAGGCCAACGATTCTATCCGTGTTGACGGTGCGGATCTGCGAGTAAAGATCATCGGCGAGGGTGGCAACCTGGGCATGACCCAGCACGGACGTGTGGAGGCGGCCCTGCACGGGGTCATCTTGAACACCGATGCCATTGACAACTCTGCTGGTGTGGATTGCTCCGACCATGAAGTGAATATCAAGATCTTCGTTGACCGGATGGTGGCTGCCGGAAAGCTGGACCCGGCGGAACGCACCGGTTTCCTCATGTCGATGACCGATGAAATTGGGCAACTGGTTCTCGAAGACAACATTGAGCAAAACATCCTGTTGCTCAACGATCGAGCGCATGTTGTCGACTGGAGCCCCAGTTACGAGCGTTTCATGGACTGGCTCGAAGAGCACGGAGATCTTGACCGTGAGCTCGAGGCACTGCCCAGCAACGCCGTGTTGCAGGAACGGCTGGCTTCCGGACAGGGCCTGACTTCTCCGGAACTCGCTGTCCTGTTGGCCTACGCCAAGATGGAGCTGGCCAAGGCACTGACCAATAGCGACCTTGCTGATGATCCGTGGTTCAAGTCAACGCTGCGCCGGTACTTCCCCACGGAGGTGGCTGCCCGCTTTGACGAGGAGCTGGACACGCATCCACTGCGCCGGGAGATCATTGCCACCGTTGTGGCCAACGACATGGTGAATCTGGGCGGCATCACCTTTGCCTTCCGTGCCATGGAAGAGTCTTCAGCCAGCGAAGTGGTAGTGGCCAAGGCCTTTGTTGCCTTGCATGAGATCTTTGACTTTGCCGCCATGAGCTCCATGCTGCGAGAACTGCCGCCCAGCTTCCCCACTGATCAGTGGAGCACCGTCCATCAGGACATGCGCCGCCTGCTGGACCGTGCCGTGCGCTGGCTGGTCAATGAAGGTATTGGCCAACAGAGCATTGCGGATGTGGTGGACCGCTTCAAGCCGGTAGTCAGCAGTCTGGCCCCCCACATCGGAGACTTCTTCCAGGGTGTGGATGTGGACCGTGTGGAGAATTGGTACAACCGTGCCACCTCCTTTGATATGCCGGTGGCGTTGGGCCGGCGCTGGGCGGAACTCTTTGAGACCTTCCCATTGTTGGACGTGGCCAAGGTCAGTGAGGCGCTGAGCGAACCACAGGACACTGTGGCCAGCGTTTACTACGCCATCTACGACCGCTACGGTGTGGACGCCTTGCTGGAACGCATCACTGCGTTGCCGCGTAATGACCGGTGGCAGGCTTTGGCCCGCGCCGCCTTGCGGGATGACCTCTACGCCACCACGGCAGACATGACGCGCAACGTCATGAGCAGCACCAGTCATGGCGACACCACCCTGGCTCGGATTGAAGCCTGGGAAGCGCAGAATGCGGAGCAGTTGCAACGGGCCATCAGGATGTTTGCCGAGGTCAACGAGCTTGAAGAGGATGATATGGCGTCATTGTCGGTAGCATTAAGGCTCTTGCGTTCAATTGTGCGGCGTTAA
- a CDS encoding sensor histidine kinase translates to MAIFADMIRENPGLGPGDAEWLHLLVGDWQMIADLSFADLVLWFPSHTGTGHVALAHVRPSTSHTMFHADFVGEQIQPELEPLVQAAWKSQNIERSHETKIWSPEMAMRVEAIPMVRNGRTLAVITTHMDLSSSRMPSRLELTYRQCAYDLLKMGTLGLWPDFASPTGSRRGAPRVGDGLLRLDVDGIVQYASPNGVSAFRRLGDGESLEGRSLAEVTTGLLKDRRMVDESLPLVVTGRMPWRTEIESRGVSLSLRAIPLRDGTERFGALVLCRDVSELRRREQELVTKDATIREIHHRVKNNLQTVAALLRMQSRRMHSEEGKQGLEQAMRRVATIALVHETLSQGLAQNVDFDELIDRQFRLSAEVASPSQRVRTEREGAFGELPSDFATPLALVINELVANAVEHGLQDREGTVWLIADRYKNSSGDDALTVKIADDGVGLPQGTIAEGLGLQIVRTLVTSELGGTIDWSPREGGGTVVELQMALISRH, encoded by the coding sequence ATGGCAATTTTTGCCGACATGATCAGGGAGAACCCCGGGTTGGGCCCGGGCGACGCCGAATGGCTGCACCTTCTAGTGGGGGACTGGCAGATGATTGCCGATCTATCCTTCGCAGACTTGGTCCTGTGGTTCCCCAGTCACACGGGCACCGGCCATGTGGCGCTAGCCCACGTACGGCCCTCCACCTCCCACACCATGTTCCACGCGGACTTTGTGGGCGAGCAAATCCAGCCGGAGCTTGAACCGCTGGTGCAGGCTGCGTGGAAGAGCCAAAACATTGAGCGCTCGCACGAAACCAAAATTTGGAGCCCGGAGATGGCCATGCGAGTTGAGGCCATTCCCATGGTCCGCAACGGCCGCACCCTGGCAGTGATCACTACACACATGGACTTGTCCAGCTCGCGGATGCCCTCCCGGCTGGAACTGACGTACCGCCAGTGCGCTTACGATCTGCTCAAAATGGGCACCTTGGGGCTGTGGCCCGATTTTGCCTCGCCCACCGGCTCCCGCCGCGGAGCTCCGCGCGTTGGCGACGGTCTGTTACGCCTGGACGTGGACGGCATTGTGCAATATGCCAGCCCCAACGGCGTCTCGGCATTCCGCCGGTTGGGCGACGGCGAATCCCTGGAAGGCCGTTCACTGGCCGAAGTCACCACGGGTCTGCTCAAGGATCGGCGCATGGTGGATGAATCGCTGCCGCTGGTGGTCACGGGGCGGATGCCGTGGCGCACCGAAATTGAATCCCGGGGCGTCAGCCTCTCCCTACGAGCCATCCCGCTGCGCGACGGCACCGAACGCTTTGGTGCTCTAGTGCTCTGCCGCGACGTCTCCGAGCTGCGGCGCAGGGAACAAGAGCTGGTGACCAAGGATGCCACCATCCGCGAGATCCACCACCGGGTGAAGAACAACCTGCAGACCGTGGCTGCCTTGCTGCGGATGCAGTCGCGCCGGATGCACAGCGAAGAAGGCAAACAGGGCTTGGAGCAGGCCATGCGTCGTGTGGCCACCATTGCTTTGGTGCATGAAACCTTGTCCCAGGGGTTGGCTCAGAACGTTGACTTTGACGAGCTGATTGACCGACAGTTCAGGCTTTCCGCAGAGGTGGCCTCGCCGTCTCAGCGCGTGCGGACCGAACGCGAAGGTGCCTTTGGTGAGCTACCCAGCGATTTCGCCACCCCGCTGGCACTGGTGATCAACGAGCTGGTGGCGAACGCCGTCGAACATGGCTTGCAGGACCGTGAAGGAACTGTGTGGCTGATTGCGGACCGGTACAAGAATAGTTCCGGCGACGATGCGCTGACAGTGAAAATAGCTGACGATGGCGTGGGGTTGCCCCAGGGGACCATTGCCGAGGGGCTCGGGTTGCAAATTGTGCGCACGCTGGTCACCAGCGAATTAGGCGGCACCATTGACTGGTCTCCGCGAGAGGGTGGCGGCACAGTGGTGGAGCTACAGATGGCACTCATCTCACGCCACTGA
- a CDS encoding WhiB family transcriptional regulator translates to MDWRSRAACLDKDPELFFPVGNTGPALLQIEEAKSVCRRCPVIDTCLKWAIESGQDAGVWGGLSEDERRAMKRRAARARRAS, encoded by the coding sequence ATGGACTGGCGTAGTCGCGCAGCCTGCCTCGACAAGGACCCGGAACTGTTCTTCCCTGTGGGGAACACCGGACCAGCCTTGCTGCAGATCGAGGAAGCAAAGAGCGTTTGCCGTCGCTGCCCCGTGATTGACACCTGCTTGAAGTGGGCTATCGAATCCGGCCAGGACGCAGGAGTCTGGGGTGGCTTGAGCGAGGACGAGCGTCGCGCCATGAAGCGTCGCGCAGCTCGCGCCCGCCGAGCCAGCTAG